A stretch of the Massilia varians genome encodes the following:
- a CDS encoding alpha/beta fold hydrolase: MTHTPTTPTTAPPALVDLPWRDRRIQLELDWVGHADSCYPPVVFLHEGLGSVALWKDFPDRFCRANGLRGLVYSRYGYGRSTPRPPDEPQTRDFLHYEAEVVLPALLAKLDIVRPWLFGHSDGASIALLHAARHGADLSGIVVAAPHIMVEEIGLASIRQAREAWLHGRLRERLAPYHLDVDSAFRSWNDIWLDPAFRDWDIRAEVAKITVPVLAIQGEGDEYGTLEQVRGIQRLAPHTHLAILPDCGHSPHRDQAARIITEAGRFIVGYSQPFHQNN, from the coding sequence ATGACGCACACGCCGACTACACCTACGACAGCGCCCCCCGCCTTAGTCGACCTCCCGTGGCGCGACCGCAGGATACAGCTCGAACTCGACTGGGTCGGCCACGCCGATTCCTGCTATCCGCCGGTCGTCTTCCTGCACGAGGGCCTGGGTTCGGTTGCGCTCTGGAAGGATTTCCCAGACCGCTTCTGCCGGGCCAACGGCCTGCGCGGCCTCGTGTATTCCCGTTACGGCTACGGCCGCTCCACCCCGCGTCCACCCGACGAGCCGCAGACCCGGGACTTCCTGCATTACGAGGCCGAGGTGGTGCTGCCGGCGCTATTGGCCAAACTGGACATCGTCCGCCCCTGGCTGTTCGGCCACAGCGACGGCGCCTCGATCGCGTTGCTGCACGCCGCCCGCCATGGCGCGGACCTGAGTGGGATCGTGGTCGCCGCTCCCCACATCATGGTCGAGGAGATCGGCCTGGCGTCGATCCGCCAGGCACGCGAAGCCTGGCTGCACGGGCGCTTGCGCGAACGCCTGGCGCCGTATCACCTCGACGTCGATTCGGCCTTTCGCAGCTGGAACGATATCTGGCTCGATCCGGCTTTTCGCGACTGGGATATCCGCGCAGAGGTGGCGAAGATCACCGTCCCGGTACTGGCGATCCAGGGCGAAGGCGACGAATACGGCACGCTCGAGCAGGTGCGCGGCATCCAGCGCCTGGCGCCGCACACGCACTTGGCGATCCTGCCTGACTGCGGGCACTCTCCGCATCGTGACCAGGCCGCGCGCATCATCACCGAAGCCGGGCGCTTCATCGTGGGGTACTCCCAGCCCTTCCATCAGAATAATTGA
- a CDS encoding class I SAM-dependent methyltransferase, which translates to MLRIPLRNYRTSPTRRTLPILLACLSALTLLSSASSDAAAQAAGTDGRYERVARSPDGIGKSYMGREIAGVMGWEGAQWLERESRALEERPELLLRELALAPGMTVADIGAGTGYYTWQLAKQVGPGGRVYAVDVQLEMIRMLDSQMAKRGVRNVVSVLGSETTVKLPPASVDLAIMVDVYHELAYPAEVLDSIVDSLKPGGRVVFVEYRAEDPSVAIKPLHKMSERQVRREATAHGLVWERSITSLPIQHAIVFRKP; encoded by the coding sequence ATGCTCCGCATTCCCTTGCGCAACTACCGCACCTCACCGACTCGCCGTACCCTACCCATCCTGCTGGCTTGCCTGTCGGCGCTAACGCTGCTGTCATCCGCCAGTAGCGATGCTGCGGCACAGGCGGCGGGCACCGATGGGCGCTATGAACGCGTCGCGCGGAGCCCGGATGGCATCGGCAAGAGCTACATGGGCCGCGAGATTGCCGGGGTGATGGGATGGGAGGGCGCCCAATGGCTCGAGCGCGAAAGTCGGGCACTTGAGGAGCGGCCGGAATTGCTTCTGCGAGAACTGGCGCTGGCGCCGGGCATGACCGTGGCCGACATCGGCGCCGGCACCGGCTACTACACCTGGCAGCTGGCGAAACAAGTTGGTCCCGGCGGGCGCGTCTATGCAGTCGACGTCCAGCTGGAAATGATTCGCATGCTCGACAGCCAGATGGCAAAGCGCGGCGTGCGCAATGTGGTCTCGGTGCTAGGCAGCGAAACCACCGTAAAACTGCCCCCGGCGAGCGTCGACCTGGCGATCATGGTCGATGTCTATCACGAGCTCGCTTATCCTGCGGAGGTCCTCGACAGCATTGTCGACTCCCTGAAGCCGGGCGGGCGCGTCGTCTTCGTCGAATATCGGGCCGAGGATCCGTCAGTCGCGATCAAGCCGCTGCATAAGATGAGCGAGCGGCAGGTACGGCGTGAAGCCACGGCGCATGGTTTAGTATGGGAACGCAGCATCACATCGCTGCCGATCCAGCATGCGATTGTGTTCCGGAAGCCATAA
- a CDS encoding sialate O-acetylesterase has protein sequence MRQLIISAALLASMPPGAAAEAPRLQLDSLFQDHMVLPRQGALVSGTTGARDVVTVSGFGGAWKATADAAGRFSVTLPSLPAGRTDTLAVSSSSGQRVTLGDVVTGDVFLCSGQSNMQLTVNRALNADTVIGTSTNPDLRIATVAVDPQPAPLARLAKPVAWQAASPQTVADWSATCYFFGKELQRKIKLPVGLVHASLGGSNLTAWLSPAASLPDYARQQQLLQLYASDPAKASIAFGKEVEAWWQPSGGPGRPWTSSSTDLAAWKAVPDVAKNWENWGVPELAAYDGSIWYGVSVSLTAAQAAQAATLELGLIDEVDTTWVNGQPVGFTAGAGTARAYPLAAGTLKAGENTIVLNVLDLWSYGGMYGDQPRRLRLADGSVLPLTGWRWQMPPAANRYPPRAPWDAMAGVSVLYNGMIAPLGRFPFKGALWYQGESNVGSPYQGLLARLFKDWRAQFGKDMAFGVVQLANFGARPTQPAESGWARLREDQRRAVLADANAVLATAIDLGDPTDIHPANKQGVGERLARGFGVKLYGQPGSPNGPMVKSGAAQGEGVVVDFDGVESALVAYGAAGPIGFEVCTDTGCRWTEARVAGTRVVLPAAADAKKIRYCWGDAPTCTLYDSKSGLPAVPFEMDVKR, from the coding sequence ATGCGACAACTCATCATCTCGGCCGCCTTGCTGGCTAGTATGCCCCCTGGCGCGGCAGCGGAGGCGCCGCGCCTGCAGCTGGACAGCCTGTTCCAGGACCACATGGTGCTGCCGCGCCAGGGTGCGCTCGTGTCGGGCACTACCGGCGCGCGCGACGTGGTCACGGTGAGCGGCTTCGGCGGCGCCTGGAAGGCCACCGCCGACGCGGCCGGCCGCTTCAGCGTGACGCTGCCGAGTCTCCCGGCGGGACGCACCGATACCCTGGCGGTCTCCAGCAGCAGCGGCCAGCGGGTCACGCTGGGTGACGTCGTCACCGGCGACGTCTTCCTGTGCTCGGGCCAGTCGAACATGCAGCTCACGGTGAATCGCGCCCTGAATGCGGACACGGTGATCGGCACATCGACGAATCCGGACCTGCGCATCGCGACGGTCGCCGTCGATCCGCAGCCGGCGCCGCTGGCGCGGCTGGCAAAGCCGGTCGCGTGGCAGGCGGCATCGCCGCAGACCGTCGCCGACTGGTCGGCCACCTGCTACTTCTTCGGCAAGGAATTGCAGCGCAAGATCAAGCTGCCGGTCGGGCTGGTGCACGCCTCGCTGGGCGGCTCGAACCTGACCGCCTGGCTCTCGCCCGCGGCCTCGCTGCCGGATTACGCGCGCCAGCAGCAACTGCTGCAGCTATATGCGAGCGATCCGGCCAAGGCCAGCATCGCCTTCGGCAAGGAGGTCGAAGCCTGGTGGCAGCCGTCCGGCGGCCCGGGGCGGCCCTGGACGTCATCAAGCACCGACCTGGCGGCGTGGAAGGCGGTGCCGGACGTCGCCAAGAACTGGGAAAACTGGGGCGTGCCCGAGCTTGCCGCCTATGACGGCAGTATCTGGTACGGCGTCAGCGTCAGCTTGACGGCGGCGCAGGCGGCCCAGGCCGCGACGCTCGAACTCGGTCTGATCGACGAAGTCGATACTACCTGGGTGAACGGCCAGCCGGTCGGCTTCACGGCGGGCGCCGGCACGGCGCGCGCCTACCCGCTGGCCGCCGGTACGCTCAAGGCGGGAGAGAACACGATCGTACTGAACGTGCTCGACCTGTGGAGCTACGGCGGCATGTACGGCGACCAGCCGCGCCGGCTGCGCCTGGCCGACGGCAGCGTGCTGCCCTTGACGGGTTGGCGCTGGCAGATGCCGCCAGCCGCGAACCGCTATCCGCCGCGCGCCCCCTGGGATGCGATGGCAGGGGTCAGCGTCCTGTACAACGGCATGATCGCGCCGCTGGGCCGCTTCCCGTTCAAGGGGGCGCTCTGGTACCAGGGCGAGAGCAATGTCGGCTCGCCTTACCAGGGCCTGCTGGCGCGCCTGTTCAAGGATTGGCGCGCGCAGTTTGGCAAGGACATGGCCTTTGGCGTGGTCCAGTTGGCGAACTTCGGCGCGCGTCCGACCCAGCCGGCCGAATCGGGCTGGGCGCGGCTGCGCGAGGACCAGCGCCGCGCGGTGCTGGCCGATGCGAACGCGGTGCTGGCGACGGCGATCGACCTGGGCGACCCGACCGACATCCATCCGGCCAACAAGCAGGGCGTCGGCGAACGGCTGGCGCGCGGATTCGGGGTCAAGCTGTATGGGCAGCCGGGCAGCCCCAACGGGCCGATGGTGAAGTCGGGGGCCGCGCAGGGCGAAGGCGTGGTGGTGGATTTCGATGGGGTCGAATCTGCGCTGGTCGCTTATGGCGCGGCAGGCCCGATCGGTTTCGAGGTCTGCACGGATACCGGTTGCCGCTGGACCGAAGCCCGTGTCGCGGGGACCCGGGTGGTGCTGCCCGCAGCCGCCGATGCGAAAAAAATCCGCTATTGCTGGGGCGACGCGCCCACCTGTACGCTCTACGACAGCAAGTCCGGCCTGCCGGCGGTGCCCTTCGAGATGGATGTCAAACGCTGA
- a CDS encoding glycoside hydrolase family 43 protein: MRFGIAAWAAIGLSCAIIASAGEYRNPVIPGFNPDPSICRDGEDYYLATSTFEYFPGVPIYHSKDLVNWRLAGHALDRPSQLPLAGQKSSAGIFAPTLRCGNGHFTMITTNVAGGGNFIVHATNPAGPWSEPVWIKDVQGIDPSLFFDDDGKVYLTYQDGGERGGIGQVEVDVATGQIKGKPRRIWNGLGGVWPEGPHLYKINGWYYLLHAEGGTSYGHVVILARSRSPWGPFEGAPDNPILTHRDRPDLLLQALGHADLVQTPEGKWFMVMLGVRHLKHKHHLGRETMLAPVEWTEDGWLKINGGAPLLEKMQAPGLPAPHPWPATAARDEFKGPKLGGEWIFLRGPAQDLWSLSERPGFLRLKGSKLSLEDIGTPAFVGKRQAHLDMRAATLLDFTPRAKGEQAGLALRMNEDNHYQLLVAGTGKGRVVRLLTRVKGKSTVVREVPLAAGKVELFVRATAERYVFGYRDGKREVADFGSAPTAPLSSEDAGGFTGVVLGMVAHGPDGAPMAGADFDWFEYRPADSTK; the protein is encoded by the coding sequence ATGCGCTTCGGTATCGCAGCGTGGGCAGCCATCGGCTTGTCCTGCGCCATCATCGCCTCTGCAGGCGAGTACAGGAACCCGGTCATCCCGGGCTTCAACCCCGACCCCAGCATCTGCCGGGACGGCGAGGACTACTACCTCGCCACCAGCACCTTCGAGTACTTCCCCGGGGTGCCGATCTACCACAGCAAGGACCTGGTCAACTGGCGCCTGGCTGGCCATGCGCTCGACCGTCCAAGCCAGCTGCCGCTGGCGGGTCAGAAAAGCTCGGCGGGCATCTTCGCTCCGACCCTGCGCTGCGGGAACGGCCACTTCACCATGATCACCACCAACGTCGCCGGCGGCGGCAACTTCATCGTCCACGCCACCAATCCGGCCGGCCCGTGGTCCGAGCCGGTCTGGATCAAGGACGTGCAGGGGATCGATCCCTCGCTGTTCTTCGACGACGACGGCAAGGTCTACCTCACCTACCAGGACGGCGGCGAGCGCGGCGGCATCGGCCAGGTCGAGGTCGACGTCGCCACCGGCCAGATTAAAGGCAAGCCGCGCCGCATCTGGAATGGCCTGGGCGGCGTCTGGCCCGAAGGGCCGCACCTGTACAAGATCAACGGCTGGTATTACCTGCTGCATGCGGAAGGCGGCACCTCCTACGGCCACGTGGTGATCCTGGCGCGCTCGCGCTCGCCCTGGGGACCGTTCGAGGGGGCGCCGGATAACCCGATCCTGACCCACCGCGACCGGCCGGACCTGCTGTTGCAGGCGCTCGGGCACGCCGACCTGGTGCAGACGCCGGAGGGCAAGTGGTTCATGGTGATGCTGGGGGTGCGCCACCTGAAGCACAAGCACCACCTCGGCCGCGAAACCATGCTGGCCCCGGTCGAATGGACCGAGGATGGCTGGCTCAAGATCAATGGCGGCGCGCCGCTCCTCGAGAAGATGCAGGCGCCCGGACTGCCGGCGCCGCACCCGTGGCCGGCAACCGCGGCGCGCGACGAATTCAAGGGCCCCAAGCTGGGCGGCGAGTGGATCTTCCTGCGCGGTCCGGCCCAGGACCTGTGGTCGCTGTCGGAGCGTCCCGGCTTCCTGCGCCTCAAGGGCAGCAAGCTGTCGCTGGAAGACATCGGCACCCCCGCTTTCGTGGGCAAGCGCCAGGCGCACCTGGACATGCGCGCCGCCACGCTGCTCGACTTCACGCCGCGCGCCAAAGGCGAGCAGGCCGGGCTGGCGCTGCGCATGAACGAGGACAACCACTACCAGCTGCTGGTTGCCGGAACCGGCAAGGGGCGCGTGGTCCGCTTGCTCACCCGCGTGAAAGGCAAGAGCACCGTGGTGCGCGAGGTGCCCCTGGCCGCCGGCAAGGTCGAGCTGTTCGTGCGCGCCACAGCCGAGCGCTACGTGTTCGGCTACCGCGACGGCAAGCGCGAGGTGGCGGACTTCGGCAGCGCGCCGACTGCGCCGCTCAGCTCCGAGGACGCGGGCGGCTTCACCGGTGTGGTGCTGGGGATGGTCGCGCATGGCCCGGACGGCGCTCCCATGGCGGGGGCCGATTTCGACTGGTTCGAGTACCGGCCGGCCGACAGCACTAAATAA
- a CDS encoding beta-glucosidase family protein — MQRKHHAVAMARTALVAAIAAAFPLFGAGSLAAPEPAEPAQKPWLDRSLDADQRARLAVQAMTQQEKLRWVFGYFGHDFGQSRKHPDALPQSAGYIPGTPRLGLPALFETDAGQGVASQAGPNVREATALPSGLATASSWDPAVAYAGGAMIGSEARAAGFNVMLAGGVNLQREPRNGRNFEYAGEDPLLAGTMIGQAIKGVESNKIISTLKHFVLNDQETGRNELDARIDKAALRMSDLLAMELALEQSDAGSVMCAYNRLNGPYTCEHSWLLNDVLKRDWGFRGYVMSDWGATHSTVAAANNGLDQQSGMEFDKSQYFGGALGEAVKTGAVPQKRLDDMVTRILRTMFAKGVVDNPVKPGGAVDYAANGAVSRRTAEEGMVLLKNEGRILPLSKSVRTIAVIGGHADAGVLSGGGSSQVYPKGGIAVKGLLPATWPGPVVYYPSSPLHAIQAQAPNAKVVFDDGRDPARAARVAAGADVALVFANQWIGEANDAQTLALPDGQEELIASVAGANGRTVVVLQTGGPVSMPWLARVPAVLEAWYPGTSGGEAIANLLFGAVNPSGHLPATFPQSVQQLPRPKLDGDPKNPELQFAVDYHEGAAVGYKWFDLKGHKPLFPFGYGLSYTTFAYSGLSGQLKDGRLHLRFKVTNTGNLAGKDVPQVYASPLATKWEAPKRLAAWTKVELQPGETREVEVAVEPRVLAMFDEKSRTWRRPEGKLRLTLAEDAAGTGATSVTVDLPASTLDARGRAR, encoded by the coding sequence ATGCAACGCAAGCACCACGCCGTCGCCATGGCGCGCACCGCCCTGGTCGCGGCCATCGCCGCCGCCTTTCCCTTGTTCGGCGCCGGCTCCCTGGCCGCGCCCGAACCCGCAGAACCAGCCCAGAAGCCCTGGCTCGACCGTTCCCTGGACGCCGACCAGCGCGCCCGCCTGGCCGTGCAGGCCATGACCCAGCAGGAAAAGCTGCGCTGGGTGTTCGGCTACTTTGGCCACGATTTCGGCCAGAGCAGGAAGCATCCGGACGCGCTGCCGCAATCGGCCGGCTATATTCCCGGCACGCCGCGCCTCGGCCTGCCGGCGCTGTTCGAAACCGATGCCGGCCAGGGCGTGGCCTCGCAGGCCGGCCCGAACGTGCGCGAAGCCACCGCCTTGCCGTCCGGCCTGGCCACGGCCTCGAGCTGGGACCCGGCGGTCGCCTATGCCGGCGGCGCCATGATCGGCTCGGAAGCGCGCGCTGCCGGCTTCAACGTGATGCTGGCCGGCGGCGTGAACCTGCAGCGCGAGCCGCGCAATGGCCGCAACTTCGAATACGCGGGCGAGGATCCGCTGCTGGCCGGAACCATGATCGGCCAGGCGATCAAGGGCGTGGAATCGAACAAGATCATCTCGACCCTCAAGCACTTCGTGCTCAACGACCAGGAGACCGGCCGCAACGAACTCGATGCGCGCATCGACAAGGCGGCGCTGCGCATGTCCGACCTGCTGGCGATGGAACTGGCCCTCGAGCAGTCCGACGCCGGCTCGGTGATGTGCGCCTATAACCGCCTCAATGGCCCCTATACCTGCGAGCATTCCTGGCTGCTGAACGACGTGCTCAAGCGCGACTGGGGCTTCCGCGGCTATGTCATGTCCGACTGGGGCGCCACCCACAGCACCGTGGCCGCCGCCAACAACGGCCTGGACCAGCAGTCCGGCATGGAATTCGACAAGTCGCAGTACTTCGGCGGCGCGCTGGGCGAGGCCGTCAAGACCGGGGCCGTCCCGCAGAAGCGCCTCGACGACATGGTGACCCGCATCCTGCGCACCATGTTCGCCAAGGGCGTGGTCGACAATCCGGTCAAGCCGGGCGGCGCGGTCGACTACGCCGCCAACGGCGCGGTCAGCCGCCGGACCGCGGAAGAGGGCATGGTCCTGCTCAAGAACGAAGGCCGCATCCTGCCGCTGTCGAAGAGCGTGCGCACCATTGCCGTCATCGGCGGCCATGCGGATGCCGGCGTGCTGTCGGGAGGCGGCTCGTCCCAGGTGTATCCGAAGGGCGGGATCGCGGTCAAGGGCTTGCTGCCCGCCACCTGGCCGGGGCCGGTGGTGTACTACCCGTCCTCGCCGCTGCACGCGATCCAGGCCCAGGCGCCGAATGCGAAGGTGGTGTTCGACGATGGGCGGGACCCGGCCCGCGCCGCGCGCGTGGCGGCAGGGGCCGACGTGGCCCTGGTCTTCGCCAACCAGTGGATCGGCGAGGCCAACGACGCCCAGACCCTGGCGCTACCAGATGGCCAGGAAGAACTGATCGCCTCGGTGGCGGGCGCCAACGGCCGGACCGTGGTCGTGCTGCAGACCGGCGGGCCGGTCTCCATGCCCTGGCTGGCGCGGGTCCCGGCGGTGCTGGAAGCCTGGTATCCGGGCACCAGCGGCGGCGAGGCGATCGCCAACCTGCTGTTCGGCGCGGTCAATCCGTCCGGCCACCTGCCGGCCACCTTCCCGCAATCCGTGCAGCAACTGCCGCGCCCGAAACTCGACGGCGACCCGAAGAACCCCGAGCTGCAGTTCGCCGTCGACTACCACGAAGGCGCGGCGGTCGGCTACAAGTGGTTCGACCTGAAGGGCCACAAGCCGCTGTTCCCGTTCGGGTACGGCCTGTCCTACACCACGTTCGCGTATTCAGGTTTGTCCGGCCAGCTCAAGGACGGCCGCCTGCACCTGCGTTTCAAGGTGACCAATACCGGCAACCTGGCCGGCAAGGACGTGCCGCAGGTGTACGCGTCGCCCCTGGCGACCAAATGGGAGGCGCCGAAGCGCCTGGCCGCGTGGACCAAGGTCGAGCTGCAGCCGGGCGAGACCAGGGAAGTCGAGGTTGCGGTGGAGCCGCGCGTGCTGGCCATGTTCGACGAGAAGTCGCGCACCTGGCGCCGGCCGGAAGGCAAGCTGCGCCTGACCCTGGCGGAGGACGCCGCCGGCACGGGCGCCACCAGCGTGACCGTCGACCTGCCCGCCAGCACGCTGGACGCGCGCGGCCGCGCACGCTGA
- a CDS encoding NADP-dependent malic enzyme, whose amino-acid sequence MSTESSLGANVDSQLRTDALEYHRNPVRGKIEVVATKPLSNQRDLSLAYSPGVAYACEEIAADPSTAADYTSRANLVAVISNGTAVLGLGNIGPLASKPVMEGKGCLFKKFAGVDVFDLELAENDPDKLVDAIAMLEPTVGGINLEDIKAPECFYIEKKLRERMNIPVFHDDQHGTAIISSAALLNALKVVGKDIGAVKLVASGAGAAAIACLDMMVSLGVKQENIFVTDSKGVIWQGREANMEANKARYAQATEARSLADIVKDADVFLGCSTAGVLTAEMVKTMADKPVILALANPEPEIRPEVAKAARPDCIIATGRSDYPNQVNNVLCFPYIFRGALDCGATRITDEMKLACVVAIAQLAEAEANDTVAEAYAGQDLSFGPDYIIPKPFDPRLMAAIAPAVAAAAAASGVAARPIADMDAYRARLGEMIYHTGFFMKPVFAKAKASPRRVAYAEGTDQRVLRAVQTVVDEGLAMPVLIGTAQAVEQAVKQSGLRLTRGVDYELAEPDGSGDATLQGTRLLQSGQVDALICGMAGSYDTHLAHVRDVIGTAPGTGVLAAMNALVLDKMTLFITDTYVNDSPSAQELADITRLAATELRHFGLEPKAALLSHSIFGSSERPSARKMREARELLATSAPDLALIGEVHGDAALSEEIRRLYQPAGEGASGFAGSANLLVMPSLDAANILFNVLKVAAGKGVTVGPILLGAAKPVHILSPSATVRRVVNMTALAVAAVR is encoded by the coding sequence ATGAGCACTGAGAGCAGCCTCGGCGCAAACGTCGATAGCCAACTGCGTACCGACGCGCTGGAATACCACCGCAACCCCGTGCGCGGCAAGATCGAGGTGGTGGCCACCAAGCCGCTGTCGAATCAGCGCGACCTGTCGCTGGCCTATTCGCCCGGCGTGGCCTATGCCTGTGAAGAGATCGCCGCCGACCCGAGCACCGCCGCCGACTACACCTCGCGCGCCAACCTGGTGGCCGTGATCAGCAACGGCACCGCGGTGCTCGGCCTGGGCAATATCGGCCCGCTGGCCTCGAAGCCGGTCATGGAGGGCAAGGGCTGCCTGTTCAAGAAATTCGCCGGGGTCGACGTGTTCGACCTGGAGCTGGCGGAGAACGATCCGGACAAGCTGGTCGACGCCATCGCCATGCTCGAGCCGACCGTCGGCGGCATCAACCTCGAGGACATCAAGGCGCCCGAGTGCTTCTACATCGAGAAGAAGCTGCGCGAACGCATGAACATCCCGGTCTTCCACGACGACCAGCACGGCACCGCCATCATCTCGAGCGCAGCCCTGCTCAACGCCCTGAAGGTGGTGGGCAAGGACATCGGCGCCGTCAAGCTGGTGGCCTCCGGCGCCGGCGCGGCGGCGATCGCCTGCCTCGACATGATGGTGAGCCTGGGCGTAAAGCAGGAGAACATCTTCGTTACCGACTCGAAGGGCGTGATCTGGCAGGGGCGCGAAGCCAACATGGAAGCCAACAAGGCACGCTATGCCCAGGCTACTGAAGCGCGTAGCCTTGCCGACATCGTCAAGGACGCCGACGTGTTCCTGGGCTGCTCGACCGCCGGCGTCCTGACTGCCGAGATGGTCAAGACCATGGCGGACAAGCCGGTGATCCTGGCCCTGGCCAATCCGGAACCTGAAATCCGCCCGGAAGTGGCCAAGGCCGCGCGTCCCGACTGCATCATCGCCACCGGCCGTTCGGACTACCCGAACCAGGTCAACAACGTGCTGTGCTTCCCCTACATCTTCCGCGGCGCGCTGGACTGCGGCGCTACCCGCATCACCGACGAGATGAAGCTGGCCTGCGTGGTCGCGATCGCGCAGCTGGCCGAGGCCGAAGCCAACGATACGGTGGCCGAAGCCTATGCCGGCCAGGACCTGAGCTTCGGTCCCGACTACATCATCCCGAAGCCTTTCGATCCGCGCCTGATGGCGGCCATCGCCCCAGCAGTGGCTGCAGCCGCCGCAGCCTCCGGCGTTGCCGCGCGCCCGATCGCCGACATGGACGCTTATCGCGCGCGCCTGGGCGAGATGATCTACCACACCGGCTTCTTCATGAAGCCGGTGTTCGCCAAGGCCAAGGCCAGCCCGCGCCGCGTCGCCTATGCCGAAGGCACCGACCAGCGCGTGCTGCGCGCGGTGCAGACCGTGGTCGACGAAGGCCTGGCCATGCCGGTGCTGATCGGCACGGCGCAAGCGGTCGAGCAGGCGGTCAAGCAGTCCGGCCTGCGCCTGACGCGTGGCGTCGATTACGAGCTGGCCGAACCCGATGGCAGCGGCGACGCCACCCTGCAGGGCACGCGCCTGCTGCAGTCGGGCCAGGTCGATGCGCTCATTTGCGGCATGGCGGGCAGCTACGACACCCACCTGGCGCATGTGCGCGACGTGATCGGCACCGCGCCCGGCACGGGCGTGCTGGCCGCGATGAACGCCCTGGTGCTGGACAAGATGACCCTGTTCATCACCGACACCTACGTCAACGACAGCCCGTCGGCGCAGGAACTGGCGGACATTACGCGCCTCGCCGCCACCGAATTGCGCCACTTCGGCCTGGAGCCCAAGGCGGCGCTGCTGTCGCACTCGATCTTCGGTTCCTCGGAGCGGCCCTCGGCGCGCAAGATGCGCGAAGCGCGCGAACTGCTGGCGACCAGCGCGCCGGACCTGGCCCTGATCGGCGAGGTGCATGGCGACGCCGCGCTGTCGGAAGAGATCCGGCGCCTGTACCAGCCGGCAGGCGAGGGCGCCAGTGGCTTTGCGGGCAGCGCCAACCTCCTGGTGATGCCCTCGCTGGACGCCGCCAACATCCTGTTCAACGTCCTGAAGGTCGCGGCAGGCAAAGGGGTCACCGTCGGCCCGATCCTGCTGGGTGCGGCCAAGCCCGTGCACATCCTGAGCCCGAGCGCGACCGTGCGCCGGGTCGTCAACATGACCGCGCTCGCCGTCGCCGCCGTGCGCTAA